The proteins below come from a single Gammaproteobacteria bacterium genomic window:
- a CDS encoding LysM domain-containing protein — protein sequence MFIKKLLGIILFSTLLASTGAETAENTPELNPQHPDRYVVVPGDTLWDIAGRFLTHPWHWKDLWSRNPQIENPHLIYPGDVISIYLVNGRLVTGLTRGGATLKLSPTIRESSLVQSIPTIPLDAIQPFLNRARVTSVSEMKSAAYVIGQAERRLASVTGDHLYARGIASDPPTRYGIYRAGRPYYRKMGTDDPLLLGFEAISLGEAELTRPGDPATLLVTQSSSEILSGDRLLPEESQVFNRNFMPHAPDFPVEARIIDVMGGLSRVARLQTVVIDRGLEDGLEVGHVLVINQSGAMIQDPVTKESIMLPEERAGLLMVFRVFDRVSYALVLEAQQEMQLFAVVRTPQP from the coding sequence ATGTTTATCAAAAAGTTGCTTGGCATCATCCTCTTCAGCACGCTGCTGGCCTCGACAGGTGCCGAGACGGCGGAAAATACCCCGGAACTCAATCCCCAGCACCCCGACCGCTACGTGGTGGTACCGGGCGATACCCTGTGGGATATCGCCGGACGTTTTCTCACCCATCCCTGGCACTGGAAAGACCTGTGGAGTAGGAATCCCCAGATCGAGAACCCGCATCTCATCTACCCCGGCGACGTGATCAGCATCTACCTCGTGAACGGTCGACTGGTGACCGGACTCACCCGAGGGGGGGCAACCCTCAAGCTCTCCCCCACCATCCGGGAGAGCAGCCTGGTCCAATCGATCCCCACCATCCCCCTGGATGCTATTCAACCATTCCTAAATCGGGCACGGGTTACCTCGGTGAGTGAGATGAAAAGTGCGGCCTACGTCATTGGTCAAGCCGAACGACGCCTTGCCTCCGTCACCGGCGACCATCTCTACGCACGAGGTATCGCCTCCGATCCTCCAACTCGCTACGGTATCTACCGTGCGGGTCGCCCCTATTATCGGAAAATGGGAACAGACGACCCCCTCTTACTCGGCTTTGAGGCGATCTCCCTGGGCGAAGCGGAATTAACACGACCCGGCGACCCCGCCACACTATTGGTCACCCAATCCTCCAGTGAAATTCTCTCTGGGGATCGCTTGTTGCCCGAAGAATCACAGGTTTTCAACCGCAACTTTATGCCTCACGCCCCCGATTTTCCGGTAGAAGCCCGCATTATTGATGTCATGGGCGGATTATCACGGGTCGCTCGCCTGCAAACCGTAGTAATTGATCGGGGCCTCGAGGATGGATTAGAGGTGGGCCATGTATTGGTGATTAACCAATCTGGGGCAATGATCCAAGACCCCGTCACCAAGGAATCGATAATGCTACCGGAAGAGCGTGCGGGATTATTGATGGTATTCCGTGTCTTCGACCGGGTCAGCTACGCCTTAGTCCTAGAGGCCCAACAAGAAATGCAACTCTTCGCAGTGGTGCGCACCCCACAACCCTAG
- the def gene encoding peptide deformylase, with the protein MALLNVLRYPDPRLRQRAQPVETITPDILRLIDDMFETMYAAPGIGLAAIQVNVPVRVITIDVTEGQNQPLCLINPKILTQSGSERMDEGCLSVPGIYEPVERATHIIFQALDRNGQIFKRDSHGLLSVCVQHEIDHLEGKLFVDYLSELKRNRIRKKLEKQVRQTF; encoded by the coding sequence ATGGCCCTGCTCAACGTTCTTCGTTATCCCGATCCGCGCCTTCGTCAGCGGGCTCAACCTGTAGAAACCATCACCCCCGATATTTTGCGTCTGATCGATGATATGTTTGAGACTATGTATGCCGCTCCCGGTATTGGATTGGCAGCAATTCAGGTCAACGTTCCGGTGCGTGTAATTACCATTGATGTTACAGAAGGTCAAAATCAGCCCTTATGTCTCATTAATCCCAAGATTCTGACGCAGAGTGGTAGTGAACGCATGGATGAGGGGTGTCTCTCTGTTCCTGGTATCTACGAGCCTGTGGAACGCGCTACCCACATTATTTTCCAGGCGCTAGATCGCAATGGTCAGATTTTCAAGCGGGATAGCCACGGGTTGCTCTCGGTTTGCGTCCAGCACGAAATAGATCACTTGGAGGGGAAACTCTTCGTTGATTACCTTTCGGAGCTGAAGCGCAATCGCATTCGCAAGAAACTAGAAAAACAGGTGCGACAGACCTTCTAA
- a CDS encoding conserved membrane hypothetical protein (Evidence 4 : Unknown function but conserved in other organisms) — protein sequence MPLTLDEIALSATAPANAWYFSGTIIILALLAFISFRWRIAPLMAEMREACGMIEALPDTQALIDHLPELDANLGTWLLLGPPWREFRATLVTPEPGEPPQLLATRDPAQVFPGGRLLAAHLNLRFYLAMPNMLVGLGILGTFVGLLFGIHVASKGLAAPDMAVARGALQGLLSAAALKFSTSVAGLLASLLFSWREKQWTHRFEALTGRFTAALEVRLVRVTSEAIALASLRAVARQGVLLENLPLRFGEAVAAHLAPQLAALVTHVETRETGVTERLERLGRDFSRALSGAAGEETTRLATTLERVGAALEIHSAGLRNSSGEAARELSSSFREGGDVIKQEVTQALTTMLGRLSSAIETMTGQLAAAGAIAARDLSRAAGGVDAAGGRLATALGGMETTAETFTRFGGEVEHLIMGLREVHGSFAAVAAPVAEAAGAFRSSAARVEGIAVRVQEATEGLRATVSELSRMEGQVCGQWREYEERFAHVDAALANTFHELDAGLARTTATVREWVDGLDRHTASIVRDLAAATGELRETVAELAEVLTEVRK from the coding sequence GTGCCTCTTACTCTGGACGAAATTGCTTTATCTGCCACCGCTCCTGCAAATGCGTGGTATTTCAGCGGTACGATTATTATTCTGGCGCTCTTGGCCTTTATCAGCTTTCGTTGGCGTATCGCACCGTTGATGGCAGAGATGCGAGAAGCCTGTGGCATGATTGAGGCATTGCCCGACACCCAGGCATTGATCGATCATCTGCCCGAATTAGATGCCAATCTCGGTACCTGGTTGCTATTGGGTCCACCGTGGCGAGAGTTTCGGGCGACATTGGTAACCCCCGAACCCGGAGAGCCCCCCCAATTGTTGGCTACTCGTGACCCGGCGCAGGTCTTTCCCGGGGGACGGTTATTGGCGGCACATCTTAATCTGCGATTTTATCTTGCGATGCCCAATATGTTAGTGGGACTCGGGATTCTTGGTACCTTCGTGGGATTGTTATTTGGCATTCATGTCGCGAGTAAAGGATTGGCTGCACCAGATATGGCGGTAGCGCGGGGGGCGTTGCAGGGATTGTTGTCCGCAGCCGCCTTGAAGTTTTCCACTTCGGTGGCAGGGTTGCTGGCCTCACTCCTTTTTTCTTGGCGTGAAAAGCAGTGGACCCATCGTTTCGAGGCACTGACCGGTCGTTTTACCGCAGCCCTGGAGGTGCGCCTGGTGCGGGTGACCTCCGAGGCGATTGCGTTGGCCTCACTACGTGCCGTGGCGCGCCAGGGGGTGTTGTTGGAGAACCTGCCGCTACGTTTTGGCGAGGCGGTGGCGGCGCATTTGGCGCCGCAACTTGCCGCGTTGGTAACCCACGTGGAGACGCGTGAGACCGGGGTGACGGAACGCCTGGAGCGTCTCGGTCGTGACTTTTCGCGGGCCTTGTCCGGGGCGGCCGGTGAGGAGACGACACGCCTGGCTACCACCCTCGAACGGGTCGGGGCCGCCTTGGAGATTCACAGTGCGGGATTGCGGAATTCCTCGGGCGAGGCGGCGCGGGAGTTGTCTAGCAGCTTTCGCGAGGGCGGCGACGTGATAAAACAAGAGGTAACGCAGGCACTTACGACAATGCTCGGGCGTCTATCGAGTGCCATCGAGACGATGACCGGCCAACTCGCTGCAGCGGGGGCAATTGCCGCCCGAGACTTAAGCCGCGCTGCCGGTGGGGTTGATGCGGCTGGCGGACGACTCGCTACTGCGTTGGGGGGAATGGAAACGACGGCAGAGACTTTTACTCGCTTCGGTGGTGAGGTTGAACACCTAATTATGGGATTGCGTGAGGTTCATGGTAGTTTTGCAGCGGTTGCCGCACCCGTGGCCGAGGCGGCGGGTGCTTTTCGTAGTAGCGCGGCGCGTGTAGAGGGGATTGCGGTGCGGGTACAGGAGGCTACCGAGGGGTTGCGGGCTACGGTGAGTGAGCTATCACGGATGGAGGGCCAGGTTTGTGGTCAGTGGCGAGAATACGAGGAGCGTTTTGCCCATGTCGATGCGGCCTTAGCCAATACCTTTCACGAATTGGATGCTGGTCTGGCGCGCACAACGGCAACGGTGCGGGAATGGGTGGATGGATTAGATCGTCACACCGCCAGTATTGTTCGGGATTTGGCGGCCGCGACCGGGGAATTACGTGAGACGGTGGCAGAGCTTGCCGAGGTTCTGACGGAAGTGCGGAAATGA
- a CDS encoding Flagellar motor protein has product MSVDSSLPEESGDYLVSLADLMAGLLFVFIITLMVFVMTFQGATTELTNTERLRTGMLQQIAEELSKRGVRVLLVENNGVLRLTENEILFASGSAELREEDMAHIATLGEVLEGVLSCYAERIGDSHRPANCHDEASFRRIEAVFLEGHTDNVPVHGGRFEDNWLLSAQRALYTYRALLRARPGLGALVNNRGQPLFSVSGYGDGRPVVAYTTPTPEPRNRRIDLRFVMVPPRQD; this is encoded by the coding sequence ATGAGTGTCGATTCGTCTCTGCCCGAAGAATCTGGGGATTATCTGGTCTCGTTGGCAGATTTGATGGCTGGGCTTTTATTCGTGTTTATCATTACGCTTATGGTCTTTGTCATGACGTTTCAGGGAGCGACCACCGAATTAACGAATACCGAGCGTCTGCGTACCGGAATGTTGCAACAAATCGCTGAGGAGTTATCGAAGCGTGGGGTACGAGTGCTACTGGTGGAGAATAATGGGGTGCTGCGCTTGACCGAAAACGAGATCTTGTTTGCGTCCGGGTCGGCTGAATTGCGCGAGGAGGATATGGCGCACATCGCAACGTTGGGAGAGGTGCTAGAGGGCGTACTCTCCTGTTACGCGGAACGTATCGGTGATTCACATCGTCCAGCCAACTGTCATGATGAGGCATCATTTAGGCGTATCGAGGCGGTTTTTCTGGAAGGACACACCGACAATGTACCGGTACATGGAGGACGCTTCGAGGATAATTGGCTTCTTTCTGCCCAGCGTGCCCTGTATACCTATCGTGCCCTATTGCGGGCACGTCCCGGATTGGGGGCGTTGGTGAATAATCGTGGTCAACCGTTATTTTCCGTGAGTGGCTATGGGGATGGTCGCCCCGTGGTGGCTTATACCACGCCGACCCCAGAGCCACGCAACCGTCGTATCGATCTGCGTTTTGTTATGGTTCCACCTCGCCAGGATTAG
- a CDS encoding conserved hypothetical protein (Evidence 4 : Unknown function but conserved in other organisms): MYPLTHNSSPLVRHLHEILFWPLQVIPEQPEHTVNGNHWEFLKNITEQNPWEEMPSAFSSDPHTFKEQYYKEFVTFLPYVQRFLYGENRGITGYGNSPIRVFRHREVTQVRLTPNSETPALTLAVQQANLLFFYDIDIIILVVEVVGHDLPLPVAQEVLFKFGRTYPAFWDSSGQAGQCFQRVEWLGRNGQVLAESDYEDREKYLDSVGKYRAPAIARHWEYLLRPLTLHQATTPAVLRYRQIEYHRMPLMAYLTVDDPRELTRADFVRLALVTRPGDSNQLPYSEASLIDFEQQYCYDRFWDPHAAHGMLNSRYLCCGHAFLLVGKAGDPFFIDPEIGLLGQFRRQYFLMCLIPHFHKAALHLFSEQLITAISHLDIYQVESLKQFKRDIRKILSTFLRFTHRYWFHEVSNQAQARDLFKMLTDQLGTEQIYRDISEAVREMNQYLEGDDLRRQAETVVRLTVVMTLSIIGTVTTGFLGMNLFSAADNPLFARIIFFLLVMIPTGLLTLYTVARSKTLSEFLDVLSNEHLHWQAKAASLSKVWESRSKYSDHG, from the coding sequence ATGTATCCATTGACACATAATTCCTCACCACTCGTTCGACACCTCCATGAGATCTTGTTTTGGCCGTTGCAAGTTATCCCAGAGCAACCCGAACATACCGTCAATGGCAATCACTGGGAATTCCTTAAGAATATCACCGAGCAAAACCCCTGGGAAGAAATGCCAAGCGCCTTCAGTAGTGATCCGCATACTTTCAAGGAACAGTACTATAAAGAATTCGTAACCTTTCTTCCCTACGTGCAAAGATTCCTATACGGCGAGAACCGGGGAATCACTGGCTATGGTAACTCACCGATCCGGGTATTCCGCCATCGAGAAGTGACCCAAGTTCGCTTAACACCTAATTCAGAAACCCCAGCACTGACATTGGCGGTGCAACAGGCCAACCTATTATTCTTCTATGATATTGACATCATTATCCTGGTAGTCGAGGTGGTGGGTCATGACCTACCACTACCCGTGGCCCAGGAAGTCCTCTTTAAATTCGGGAGAACCTACCCCGCCTTTTGGGATAGCAGTGGGCAGGCGGGACAGTGTTTCCAACGTGTAGAATGGTTGGGGCGTAACGGGCAGGTATTGGCAGAATCCGATTACGAAGATCGCGAGAAATATCTCGACAGTGTTGGGAAATATCGGGCACCAGCCATCGCCAGACACTGGGAATATCTATTGCGGCCCCTGACACTCCACCAGGCGACGACTCCTGCGGTATTGCGTTATCGGCAAATTGAATACCATCGTATGCCCTTGATGGCCTATCTGACCGTAGACGACCCACGCGAACTAACTCGTGCGGATTTTGTGCGATTGGCGTTGGTGACCCGACCAGGAGATTCCAACCAGTTACCATACTCAGAGGCATCACTGATTGACTTTGAACAGCAGTATTGCTATGACCGCTTTTGGGATCCTCACGCTGCACACGGGATGCTCAATAGCCGTTACCTGTGTTGTGGTCACGCCTTCCTCTTGGTGGGCAAAGCCGGTGACCCATTTTTTATCGATCCAGAAATCGGGTTACTTGGTCAATTTCGTCGCCAGTATTTTCTGATGTGTCTTATCCCGCATTTCCACAAGGCGGCCCTTCACCTGTTCTCAGAGCAATTGATTACGGCAATCAGTCACCTGGATATCTATCAGGTTGAATCGCTCAAACAGTTCAAACGTGATATCCGCAAGATTCTCTCGACCTTCCTGAGATTTACCCATCGCTATTGGTTTCACGAAGTCTCTAATCAGGCCCAGGCTCGGGATCTATTCAAGATGTTGACCGATCAATTGGGGACAGAACAGATCTATCGCGACATCAGTGAGGCGGTACGCGAGATGAATCAATACCTGGAAGGCGATGATCTACGTCGCCAGGCGGAAACCGTGGTGCGACTCACCGTAGTGATGACACTCAGCATTATTGGTACGGTGACTACTGGCTTCCTGGGGATGAATCTATTTAGTGCGGCCGACAATCCACTTTTTGCAAGAATCATTTTTTTCCTCCTTGTTATGATCCCTACCGGTTTACTGACTTTATACACCGTGGCAAGGTCCAAAACACTGTCAGAGTTTTTAGATGTCCTGTCGAATGAACATCTACATTGGCAGGCCAAGGCTGCTTCCCTGAGCAAGGTCTGGGAGAGTCGATCCAAGTATTCGGACCACGGATAG
- a CDS encoding hypothetical protein (Evidence 5 : Unknown function) has protein sequence MHVGKKGYEFFIVLFLESMRITTEGAWHFFPGVLLGDILKEFPVIAIDGMFGLLWDNLQRPKQDLMEVSNEW, from the coding sequence TTGCACGTAGGGAAGAAAGGTTACGAATTCTTTATAGTACTGTTCCTTGAAAGTATGCGGATCACTACTGAAGGCGCTTGGCATTTCTTCCCAGGGGTTTTGCTCGGTGATATTCTTAAGGAATTCCCAGTGATTGCCATTGACGGTATGTTCGGGTTGCTCTGGGATAACTTGCAACGGCCAAAACAAGATCTCATGGAGGTGTCGAACGAGTGGTGA
- a CDS encoding 5-methylcytosine-specific restriction enzyme A gives MAVFVLDKRKNPLMPCSEKRARKLLKAKRARVHRLIPFTIRVVDRKVSDCKLQPLEIKIDPGSKITGIAVVRKSETVDTKTGEVATTANVVNLFELTHRGRQISEALTSRRQMRRRRRGNLRYRAPRFLNRTRPAGWLAPSFQHRVNTTRSWIDRLQRLAPITSIAQELVRFDMQKMENPEISGVEYQQGTLEGYEAREYLLEKWASECAYCGKKDVPLNIDHIHPKARGGSNRISNLTLACHPCNEQKGSQDAKVFLAKDPKRLERVLAQAKRPLKDAAAVNATRWTLFHSLKETGMPVTTGSGCLTKFNRTRLSIPKTHALDAVCVGELNAVENWRKPTLAIKTTGRGSYQRTRLDSYGFPRGYLTWEKHIKGFQTGDMVIATVTKGKKVGIHQGRVAVRAVGSFTNLRVG, from the coding sequence ATGGCCGTTTTTGTATTAGACAAACGAAAGAATCCATTAATGCCGTGCAGCGAGAAGCGGGCTAGGAAGCTATTGAAAGCAAAGCGAGCGCGGGTGCATCGGCTTATCCCTTTCACAATTCGTGTTGTTGATCGCAAAGTAAGCGATTGTAAGCTGCAACCGCTTGAGATCAAGATTGATCCAGGCAGCAAAATCACAGGTATCGCAGTCGTGCGTAAAAGTGAAACGGTTGATACGAAAACCGGAGAAGTCGCCACTACTGCGAACGTAGTCAACCTGTTTGAGCTAACTCACCGTGGCCGTCAGATCAGTGAAGCATTGACATCACGGCGGCAAATGCGTCGGCGTAGACGTGGAAACCTACGTTATCGTGCTCCACGGTTCCTGAATCGTACCCGGCCTGCGGGGTGGCTTGCCCCAAGCTTCCAGCACCGCGTAAATACGACTCGATCATGGATTGATCGTTTACAGCGATTAGCTCCTATTACATCTATCGCACAAGAACTTGTGCGTTTTGATATGCAGAAAATGGAGAATCCTGAGATTTCAGGAGTTGAGTATCAGCAAGGTACGTTAGAGGGCTACGAAGCCCGCGAATATTTATTAGAGAAATGGGCGAGCGAATGCGCTTATTGCGGAAAGAAGGATGTTCCGCTGAATATTGATCATATCCACCCAAAAGCAAGAGGGGGCAGCAATCGCATCAGTAATCTGACGTTGGCGTGCCATCCTTGTAACGAACAGAAAGGATCGCAAGATGCCAAAGTATTTCTTGCAAAAGATCCAAAGAGGTTAGAGCGGGTTTTGGCGCAAGCCAAGCGCCCATTGAAAGATGCAGCAGCCGTCAACGCCACTCGTTGGACGTTGTTTCATTCGCTGAAGGAAACTGGCATGCCAGTTACCACAGGGTCAGGATGCCTGACTAAATTCAATCGGACAAGGTTATCGATACCGAAGACACACGCTCTTGATGCGGTATGTGTTGGAGAATTAAACGCTGTTGAGAATTGGCGGAAACCTACTCTAGCGATTAAAACTACTGGACGGGGAAGCTATCAACGTACTAGGTTAGATTCTTACGGATTTCCGCGTGGATATCTTACTTGGGAGAAACATATCAAAGGATTTCAAACTGGTGACATGGTTATTGCCACGGTGACAAAAGGAAAGAAAGTTGGAATTCACCAGGGGCGGGTAGCTGTCCGAGCCGTCGGTAGTTTTACTAACCTGCGCGTTGGTTAG
- a CDS encoding transposase: protein MKNSDGRSLDHSTLEYIRLQAVKAVRKGMSPREVGEIFGMHRSKVYEWVKKAKEMGLATLNAKPVPGRKSFINEQQEGILVFWLCAFTPLDFEFSTVLWTTEMIKTLIERKFSIYMSRSAVGRFLRRINLTPQRPVYRAIERDQFSVDNWINKEFPRIKELASNEGAIIYFLDEAGARTDYHAGTTWGLEGLTPIIPSTGGRYRINMIAAITSEGKMHFQIGPSSLNGGAFVEYLKILAQENSCPIYIVTDGYSAHHAKVVKEYLETTNGKVKIFFLPTYSPHLNPVELVWSNIKTQGIARHLIRNVEELKNKATQLLEDLKKSPEKVRELFKEESVQYAI from the coding sequence ATGAAAAATTCTGATGGACGTTCTCTCGATCACTCTACCCTTGAGTATATAAGGCTTCAAGCAGTAAAAGCTGTACGTAAAGGAATGTCTCCTAGGGAGGTGGGCGAGATTTTCGGTATGCACCGATCGAAGGTGTACGAATGGGTGAAGAAGGCAAAAGAGATGGGTCTAGCTACGTTAAATGCGAAACCTGTCCCTGGAAGAAAATCCTTCATCAATGAACAGCAAGAAGGAATACTCGTATTCTGGCTGTGCGCATTTACCCCATTGGATTTTGAATTCTCGACAGTCTTATGGACAACTGAAATGATAAAGACATTAATAGAGAGGAAATTTTCTATTTACATGAGTCGTTCCGCGGTGGGCCGTTTTTTGCGCCGCATTAATTTAACTCCACAACGGCCAGTATATCGTGCGATAGAGAGGGACCAATTTTCAGTAGATAATTGGATTAACAAAGAGTTTCCTAGAATCAAAGAGTTGGCAAGTAATGAGGGTGCTATAATCTATTTTCTTGATGAGGCTGGGGCGCGCACCGATTATCACGCGGGTACAACTTGGGGGCTAGAAGGTTTAACTCCCATAATTCCCTCCACTGGTGGACGTTATCGCATAAATATGATCGCTGCGATAACTTCTGAAGGAAAGATGCATTTCCAAATAGGTCCCTCATCGCTCAATGGTGGTGCGTTTGTTGAATATCTAAAAATTTTGGCTCAAGAGAATTCATGCCCCATCTATATTGTAACAGACGGGTATTCTGCCCATCATGCAAAAGTAGTTAAGGAATATCTGGAGACGACAAATGGAAAGGTTAAAATATTCTTTCTTCCCACCTATTCTCCACACCTTAATCCTGTCGAGCTAGTATGGAGCAATATTAAGACACAAGGAATTGCGCGTCACCTTATTCGTAATGTGGAGGAGTTAAAAAATAAAGCTACTCAACTTTTAGAGGATTTAAAAAAATCGCCAGAGAAAGTCAGAGAACTTTTTAAAGAAGAATCCGTCCAATATGCTATTTAG
- a CDS encoding hypothetical protein (Evidence 5 : Unknown function), with protein sequence MRFPIMSNAMTYFVALSYNFRWPVRTLRIKDDREKWKDRTPAMAAGLTDHVWTIHEWISFPALPVRST encoded by the coding sequence GTGAGGTTTCCGATAATGTCTAATGCAATGACATACTTTGTAGCACTCAGCTACAATTTCCGCTGGCCTGTGCGAACACTGCGTATTAAGGATGATCGTGAAAAATGGAAAGATCGAACACCAGCCATGGCTGCTGGTCTTACCGATCATGTTTGGACAATTCATGAGTGGATTTCCTTTCCCGCTCTGCCAGTTAGGTCAACGTAA
- a CDS encoding hypothetical protein (Evidence 5 : Unknown function), whose translation MRLRCPAELGRGFPIRSIKQNRLDIRHYRKPKTSPPDPLSLTGEREIFCLFRRGVKHNNGIILPLSC comes from the coding sequence ATGAGGTTGCGTTGTCCGGCAGAGCTAGGTAGGGGGTTTCCGATAAGGTCTATTAAACAGAATAGGTTAGATATTAGACATTATCGGAAACCCAAAACCTCACCCCCCGACCCTCTCTCCTTAACAGGAGAGAGGGAGATTTTTTGCCTGTTCCGTCGAGGAGTTAAGCATAACAACGGAATAATTCTCCCCCTCTCCTGTTAA
- the uvrB gene encoding excision nuclease subunit B, giving the protein MDSHRPFVLHSNFPPAGDQPEAIRALVFGLQNDGLEALTLLGVTGSGKTYTMANVVAALQRPTLVLAPNKTLAAQLYGEFKEFFPRNAVEYFVSYYDYYQPEAYVPSSDTYIEKDSSINDHIEQMRLSATKALLERRDTLIVASVSAIYGLGDPNSYLHMILHLVRGDRVDSRAILRRLAELQYTRNDLELRRGTFRVRGDVLDIFPADSEKEAIRVETFDDEVDSLSFFDPLTGEVLRRVPRVTIYPKTHYATPRETVLAAVEQIKEELRERLVQLYAANKLVEAQRLEQRTLFDLEMMVELGYCSGIENYSRYLSGRAAGEPPPTLFEYLPADALLFIDESHVTIPQLGGMYRGDRARKKTLVAYGFRLPSALDNRPLRFEEFEHFSPPTVYISATPGPYEIEHSGTVVEQVVRPTGLIEPIVEIRPARTQVDDLLSEIRRTTSVSFRVLVTTLTKRMAEDLTEYLGEHGVRVRYLHSDIDTVERVEIIRDLRLGVFDVLVGINLLREGLDIPEVALVAILDADKEGFLRSERSLIQTIGRAARNILGRAILYADKVTDSMQRALEKIEARRLRQQAYNETHGIIPRGIEKAVTAILEESGDTSLPAKRHPTKTSESLALATADAEYASLSPIKLAQRIKKLEQEMYRHAQNLEFEEAARLRDEIRHIERTFKQDL; this is encoded by the coding sequence ATGGATAGTCATCGTCCTTTTGTGCTTCACAGTAATTTTCCTCCGGCTGGTGATCAGCCTGAGGCGATCCGTGCCTTGGTTTTTGGTTTACAGAACGACGGTTTGGAGGCTCTTACCTTGCTGGGGGTGACCGGTTCTGGCAAAACCTATACCATGGCCAATGTGGTTGCGGCACTTCAGCGCCCCACCTTGGTCCTCGCCCCCAATAAAACGTTGGCTGCCCAGCTCTATGGAGAATTCAAAGAGTTCTTTCCGCGCAATGCGGTGGAGTATTTTGTCTCCTATTACGATTACTACCAACCCGAGGCCTACGTTCCTTCTAGCGATACCTACATCGAGAAAGACTCATCCATTAACGATCACATTGAGCAGATGCGTTTATCAGCCACTAAGGCTCTTTTGGAGCGACGCGATACCCTGATTGTGGCCTCGGTCTCGGCCATTTATGGCCTAGGTGACCCTAATTCCTACCTGCATATGATTCTGCATCTGGTGCGCGGTGACCGGGTTGATAGCCGAGCCATCTTGCGCCGTTTAGCGGAGCTTCAGTACACCCGCAACGACCTCGAATTGCGCCGTGGTACTTTCCGAGTACGCGGAGATGTGCTTGATATCTTTCCGGCAGATTCAGAGAAAGAGGCGATTCGGGTCGAGACTTTTGATGATGAGGTTGATTCTCTGAGTTTTTTCGATCCGTTGACGGGCGAAGTGCTACGTCGTGTGCCGCGCGTCACGATCTATCCAAAAACCCACTACGCCACCCCCCGCGAAACGGTACTCGCTGCTGTTGAGCAGATCAAAGAAGAATTGCGCGAACGATTGGTGCAGCTCTACGCCGCCAATAAATTGGTCGAGGCGCAACGGTTGGAACAGCGCACGCTCTTTGATCTGGAGATGATGGTAGAGCTTGGTTACTGCTCAGGTATCGAAAATTACTCGCGCTATTTGTCCGGGCGGGCTGCGGGCGAACCCCCGCCGACCTTATTTGAATATCTGCCGGCCGATGCACTACTCTTCATTGATGAATCCCACGTTACCATTCCTCAACTCGGAGGGATGTATCGGGGTGATCGGGCCCGCAAAAAGACGTTAGTGGCATACGGTTTTCGTCTACCGTCCGCGTTGGATAATCGCCCATTGCGTTTCGAAGAATTCGAGCATTTTTCCCCACCCACGGTGTATATCTCCGCCACGCCTGGACCCTATGAGATCGAACATTCGGGAACAGTGGTCGAGCAGGTGGTGCGTCCTACTGGGTTAATTGAGCCGATCGTGGAGATACGCCCCGCTCGTACTCAGGTGGACGATCTCCTCTCTGAGATTCGACGTACGACCAGTGTCAGTTTCCGTGTATTGGTCACCACGCTCACTAAACGTATGGCCGAGGATCTTACTGAATATCTGGGAGAGCATGGGGTGCGGGTGCGTTACCTCCACTCTGATATTGATACCGTCGAGCGCGTGGAGATCATTCGTGACCTGCGACTGGGGGTCTTTGACGTATTAGTTGGGATCAATCTATTACGCGAGGGGCTGGATATTCCTGAGGTCGCTTTGGTAGCCATTCTGGATGCCGACAAAGAGGGTTTTCTCCGCTCCGAGCGTTCTCTAATTCAGACCATTGGTCGGGCCGCTCGCAATATTTTGGGTCGTGCCATTCTCTACGCTGATAAAGTAACGGATTCTATGCAGCGTGCTTTGGAAAAGATCGAGGCTCGTCGTCTCCGCCAACAGGCATACAACGAAACTCATGGCATTATTCCGCGTGGAATAGAAAAGGCTGTCACTGCCATCCTCGAAGAAAGTGGCGATACTTCGCTTCCTGCGAAAAGACACCCCACCAAAACTTCCGAATCATTGGCATTGGCAACTGCAGACGCCGAATATGCCAGCCTTTCACCGATCAAATTGGCGCAGCGCATTAAGAAGCTCGAACAAGAAATGTATCGCCACGCCCAGAATTTGGAATTCGAGGAAGCCGCCCGTTTGCGTGATGAGATCCGACACATCGAGCGGACGTTCAAGCAGGATTTATAA